The DNA sequence CATTCCTTGTGCTCTGGTGCTTCCCACCACCATCTACCTGCTCTTATGTCTTCTGTCTTCTTAATAGGTCTAGTGCAAGGAGCACAACCTATACTAGCATAGCCCTTGTCATAAAGCGCGTTGTAAGGAATTTTGTTCTCCTTGATGTAATCCCATACCATTTTCTCCGACCAATCAGCTAAAGGATTTATCTTATATATGTTGTTATGAATAACATCAATCTCTAATTTCTTTATATCCTTCCTCGTTACAGACTGTTCTCTACGAAGCCCAGTAATCCAAGCTTCCAGTCCCTCCAACGCTCTCTTGAGAGGTCTAACTTTTCTAATCTCACAACACAACTCTCTCTTCTCAACACTCTCATAGAACAAGTTCATACCATAATTATTGACCATCTCCTCAACTTCCCTATAGTCAGGAAAATAAACTTTTACCTTAATACCATACTTCTCTCTTACTCTATCAATCACTT is a window from the Spirochaetota bacterium genome containing:
- a CDS encoding phosphoadenylyl-sulfate reductase, which codes for MGILVPEDVEIYDAEKIIDWAVKQFGNKVGLSSSFSAEDVVIIDVLVKVCNKVGIEPNVFTIDTGRLPSETYEVIDRVREKYGIKVKVYFPDYREVEEMVNNYGMNLFYESVEKRELCCEIRKVRPLKRALEGLEAWITGLRREQSVTRKDIKKLEIDVIHNNIYKINPLADWSEKMVWDYIKENKIPYNALYDKGYASIGCAPCTRPIKKTEDIRAGRWWWEAPEHKECGIHVKKF